The following is a genomic window from Solanum stenotomum isolate F172 chromosome 4, ASM1918654v1, whole genome shotgun sequence.
ATCTGATATcatgcggaagctagcaaagcaaacctctaAAGACtatgagtaagaagacaaacaataaatataccataagacacaaagatttaacaTGCTTCAATCAATCGgcctacgtccacaaaggagatgaacaatccactatataaatatgagagtacaaaatatagcgAGAAATAATCTTAcccaattcactcggaataagaagaggttcacacaagtgataacgtaTCACTTGTGTCTAACTGTTTCCCACCACACAAAACTCTCTAGGCCCTAGGACTATATTAAGAATGTTACTAAGTTAGAAGAAACGagtctctatttatagagtcctaaacttTTTCCTACAACAAAAGGACTAGCCTAATATGAAGATTTTCTATTTTCCATTTAGGAAAAGAAGAGCATATTTATAGTAAGAAACTCAGGTCAAATACCCAACATAAAGCACATACAAGAATGCAATAAGATTGTACCATCAAGCAATCAAATGCAAAAAAAGTAAGCATGCTATAGAATCATCAACAAAATCATAATCGGGCACATGAAAGACGCCAACAAAATACttaaaagagtaaaacaatCTCATTTAGACCTATCTTTTGCCTAAGCTCAAAAATAATTGAATGCTAATATCTAGCAAGCTTAAAGAACTTGAAATAACTTCAAGTCTGCAGATATTTACACTGTAAACACATACACACATCACCAGGCTGGAATTCAATCATCAAACACGACACTATACACACAATTAATTACTCCGGGAGTTCAATTAACACCTCACGCAGTGATTAAGATTTTACACAGGCAACACACTCTGCAGGGGGGACTCTATTCATTTACAACATCAAGTTTGTTATTTgcaattttgatgatttgacaaaccATGAGACCTTGTAAAGGGACTTGATCCTTGTGTCGCTGTGCATACAAATGACAGGCTGTAAAAGTACAATTAGTTGGTGCACAGTCTCCAACTGTGGCAGAAACCTCGGCCAATGGTATGGCCTTGAAGGTTGTGTCTATCCTTCATAAGGGTTTCCTCAATAGACATAACCTTAGTTTTTGCATcttgaaaattctcaagaacaCAAGCAAAGACCCATCTTGGTGAAGTATTCTCCAAAAGCGCAATAGGGACCTGATCAAGCTGCAAGTGTCATAGTTGTCTTATGAGTTATACTTCCATGCTTACATTGTAAATTTGTACCTAATCTATAAAGAATTTAgatcttttgttctttttgtaAAAGTCTAAATCAGATAGAGTTAACTGATctgggcagtgttgtatctgcttagtcaaattctaaATCACCTAGGAGCTAGCTGGTTTAGTGGGTAATGTTATATCTGCTTAGTTGAAGTCTAAGTTATCTAGGGTtgatagcttagtgggcagtgtggtacaggggcggagctacagtgattggacacccttcgtcaGAAAATTATACCGTACACCTAAGTAAAATCCTATTCAAAATGgttaaatttaatactttggATACCCTTGTCATAATAAGCTATTGTGGCTCAGTGGTTGGAGGCTCTCTTGTAGAGCTTTGACGTGCAGGTTCAAATAAatctataatttaaaaatctaataaggcttattgaattttcaatgaagttgattttttatttcttttcattaaagtttgaaataaaattctGATATTTGTATAACGCTGTTAAAAGcaagtcattttttaaagagctcatattttattattcttttaattgTCTAAGAGTTAGTAAGTTTCTTATAAATCTTTAACTTAAAAATCTAATAAAGCTAATTgaattttcaatgaatttgattttttatttcttttcattaaactttgaaataaaattctaaTATTTGTACAACGCTTAAAAGCAAACAAAAGAAGACCTCATTTGCTTCTACTTCAATTTTTCGTGTCTCGATATTGTTGTCGTCACTAGAGATTTGTgtaagtttgaaacttaaaaatgATTAAGCTACATATCATgcgatttgatttttaaaattttagaacatttgttcataaaaaaaatattcatagtaCATAGttcgattttgaattttttagtgCGTccatttatcaaaaaaaaaaaattgcttataTAATTCTTGGACACCCTTCGTGAAATTTCTAGCTACGCCACTGGTGTGGTATCTGCTTAGGCTCAGTAAGTAATAGGGTTATTACTTAGCTTTGAGATTAAGAGGTTAATCTTGTTTGGGGTTGTAATATGTGTTTCACTTTTGCTTGAAGAGATTAGtgaaaacaattgaaaattcTGTGTAACAGGCCGTGATTTTACTCCCTTGAACAAGGAGGTTTCCATGTAAACTGCTTGTGTTGTTTTCCTTTCATTGTTCATTCTTCATTATTGTTCTTGCTGAGTCAAGGGACCTAATCCGTTAACTAATAGTGGACGCATATATTCTATCAAAGTCACAAGCACACACCACTCTCAAATACACTCCACAAACAGTCCGTGTCAGTGCTGTCACCACCAGACGTCCCAATAATTCTCTTGTAAAGGAAtgacttctttattttatagaaTATGCCTTGTGAGAAAGTATAATAACGATAAGATAAGTAATTAAGGACTTCtactaaattttgaaaagtttatatatacaaataggTTCTGACTCTTTATTTTCAGTGTTGCTCCTGTGTTGACACGACGTGGGAGTGGGTATGGATCTGTACCAAATCTTGTCAATCAATTTTGAGTACTTTGATCGAAAATGGCAGAGAAATTCAGGAAAATACAATGATTTgtgtaataaaaacaaaagcTAAGGTAAAATTGAAGCAAATTAAATACCTTGTATATAGACGTTTTTATGTCAATTCTTTTCCTTACATCTCTATATGAGATTCTCCTCGAAATACCTTGTTAGTTTTCCTCATAATGTCACATAATTTAGATATATATCagcattttcaaatatttgaattattttgagCCGAATCTTGGTACGCATACTCATTCCCGAATCCATATCTacaatcttaaaatttagaCCGTGAAAGATCTAATCTCTAGATCCACATCCCTATCGGAACACCCACACCCGAGTCTGAACAACTTAATTAGGATATATgtgtttttgctttttttttgtaatatgtTATGAATGAAGAAAAGTTTCTGCTGAACCTTATTTTCCCTCGCGATGCCTTCGGTTCATTCTtcttcatttcatcattatGTTGTGTTGTTCCAAAACTAAGCATAAAATTTCTGGAGTAGGGGTAACTTGGTTGGCGGTATATTGCAGAATACGCAGGAAGCTTCTGTTGAGAAGATGAAACACGAGTGGAAAACTGTTGTTGTGGTTGAAAATAGGTAGAAACGTTCTGCTAGTAAACCGTTCCTGAGAAGAATTGCCTGAACTTGAGTTGTGATCTGATGTAGGTAATTTCTTTTAAAGATTTCCTCTTACCATTTGAAGATATGAACATTGATCCAACTTTTAATACTTCACTGCCTTTATTACAACGAAGAAATTACTCAAATGATATATAAGTTCAACGTGGATATTAGTTAATCTCATCTTACAAACCCCCTACATCCAGAAAAAGAGTATCATATCTAGTGCTTCCTCGGTGTCATATTGTGGTTTCTAGAAATGGATAGTCAGTATAGCCAACAACAGGATCAGAAGTATAGAATGTTTCCCTGTTATACTTGTTGAGAGGTGCATCAAGCTCAAATCTCCTTGGTAAATCCGGATTAGCTATGAACATACGTCCATATGCAACAAGATCAGCTCGGTCTTCAAGCACAGCTTTGTTTCCATCTCCTCTATCGTAACCACCAGCTACAATAAAAGTACCTTTAAATGCCTTCCTCATGGGTATAAGGCTTTCAGGACATTCAACTTTTTCCCCAAGTGTTTTCATTCTTGGCTCAACCATGTGGCAATATGCAATGCCATACTTATTCAAGGATTCAGCCATGTAAAGTCCCAAAGCACTTGGATTTNNNNNNNNNNNNNNNNNNNNNNNNNNNNNNNNNNNNNNNNNNNNNNNNNNNNNNNNNNNNNNNNNNNNNNNNNNNNNNNNNNNNNNNNNNNNNNNNNNNNNNNNNNNNNNNNNNNNNNNNNNNNNNNNNNNNNNNNNNNNNNNNNNNNNNNNNNNNNNNNNNNNNNNNNNNNNNNNNNNNNNNNNNNNNNNNNNNNNNNNNNNNNNNNNNNNNNNNNNNNNNNNNNNNNNNNNNNNNNNNNNNNNNNNNNNNNNNNNNNNNNNNNNNNNNNNNNNNNNNNNNNNNNNNNNNNNNNNNNNNNNNNNNNNNNNNNNNNNNNNNNNNNNNNNNNNNNNNNNNNNNNNNNNNNNNNNNNNNNNNNNNNNNNNNNNNNNNNNNNNNNNNNNNNNNNNNNNNNNNNNNNNNNNNNNNNNNNNNNNNNNNNNNNNNNNNNNNNNNNNNNNNNNNNNNNNNNNNNNNNNNNNNNNNNNNNNNNNNNNNNNNNNNNNNNNNNNNNNNNNNNNNNNNNNNNNNNNNNNNNNNNNNNNNNNNNNNNNNNNNNNNNNNNNNNNNNNNNNNNNNNNNNNNNNNNNNNNNNNNNNNNNNNNNNNNNNNNNNNNNNNNNNNNNNNNNNNNNNNNNNNNNNNNNNNNNNNNNNNNNNNNNNNNNNNNNNNNNNNNNNNNNNNNNNNNNNNNNNNNNNNNNNNNNNNNNNNNNNNNNNNNNNNNNNNNNNNNNNNNNNNNNNNNNNNNNNNNNNNNNNNNNNNNNNNNNNNNNNNNNNNNNNNNNNNNNNNNNNNNNNNNNNNNNNNNNNNNNNNNNNNNNNNNNNNNNNNNNNNNNNNNNNNNNNNNNNNNNNNNNNNNNNNNNNNNNNNNNNNNNNNNNNNNNNNNNNNNNNNNNNNNNNNNNNNNNNNNNNNNNNNNNNNNNNNNNNNNNNNNNNNNNNNNNNNNNNNNNNNNNNNNNNNNNNNNNNNNNNNNNNNNNNNNNNNNNNNNNNNNNNNNNNNNNNNNNNNNNNNNNNNNNNNNNNNNNNNNNNNNNNNNNNNNNNNNNNNNNNNNNNNNNNNNNNNNNNNNNNNNNNNNNNNNNNNNNNNNNNNNNNNNNNNNNNaaaaaaagaaataagacaaataaattataaattgaataattgacattttcaaatattaatttaccaCAAAATGAAAGTGAAGGAAGAAGTTGTGAggcaaaaataaagagaagggAATGGAATTAGTGAGGTGGGGTCCATATCCATTAAAATAAATGCATGGCAAATTAAAAAGGTGTCAAATAGACAGGAAAACGGGCCCACATGCATTGAAtagttggcagccattgagtggGTCACAAATACACGTGGCAGCGCTTGCCTTTCACGCttttggctccaaaaatcgcgtgtttatttatttaaaggtaggatagttaaagtgcctatttgtgcattatgaaagttggaggtcaaagttaaaatttgaagccaagtttaggggtcaatatatgtattatgccttttttaTTTATGCAGCTATGACAAATAAGAGCTATACATATTTATAGGAAAGGAAAAAGTATAATATAAGGGAGTGGATCATGTGCTTAGATTCattgctttcttttttaataatattatagattcggtatacaataaattacaaaattttggtattttattttttacaaaaaatatttgaaaaattgatATTCAGTGGCGGATCTAGAATTTTAAGGTTGTGGTGCTCTGAAAGTGGTGGAGCGGATCTAGAATTTTAAGGTCGTGATGCTCTGAAAGTGGCAGAgtcaaaaatgtaaaaaagaCATGTTAACAGTGAGATTCAAACTCAGGTTCAACAACACTAAAAGAGCCTTAAACACCCACTCAAGAGCCAATAGACCAGTCAAATCATTTGTTCATTGGGTGCTCtatgttaattttatacaaataccaCTTAATTTCTACAtaaatatcatatcatatatatatatatatataaaagagaaccctgaGCCCGCCTACATGGCACCACCACAAACcagaattttcttttaatttatttatttccaaaactagtctTCTCcgttcatgaaaagttgtgatttttattgaaaaattatgacattgattaaaagttgtgacttttatgaaaaattatgacttttatgaagagctgcaacttttatgaaaggttgtgaccttttcgaagagttatgacttttccaaagaattgtgacacttccggtaaggcacaataagaatttgttcatactaccctttgttgtctataaatagagaggtttcctctcattttaaaacaacgaaaattctgaacttctacttcttcttcttcttctgcacaattaaatatttgatactgaacttcttcttctttttcttcacaattaaatagttgtgtactttgctcatgttgagtggctcactgacactatTGTTTTTGGATCCGGCTCTTCTCCATTTCTCTTCTCTCCATTTTCTCCAAGTTTTAGTTTGGATTGGAGACACATGTCATAGTTTAAAATTAATGGTTGAGATCTAATTTATTAAAGCAAAGTCCTAACCATAGTTATTTACTTCTATATATTtgcttcttaaatatttttgcaatcCAACAATTCTAgatttacattatatttttcctaaatatatttaaaagaatctcttttcttaattacttgagtaattttttgctgattttttcctttttttttctaacgTTTGCCatttctcaaataatatttgccaaattaaaaattaaaaattgtgacctgatgtttttttttaattttaggaGTAAAATAAACTGTCACTcaactttaaattatttcttattccCTAAATGGAGTCCATATTGCTCTATAGACACTGTAGCTCTTAATATtctattagaataataaaaacgTTTAactgtattataatttttttcaaaaaagtaaaaatatttagtaaaagttttaaatatgtatGCAGGGcagtaaaaaaaagttttaaatatatttagtgaaaatataattgattgcaaaaatattgaagaagtAAATATATGGAAGTAAATAACTATAGTTAGGACTCTACTTTAATCAATTAGATCTCAACCATTAACTCTAAACTATGACATGTAtctccaatccaagctagaactTGGGAAAAATGGAGAAGAGCCGGATTCATTGTTTTTATATCATTAAACTGGTGAATAAAATAGTTTCatcctgagaggatctattTCTATAAACCTCGGGTACCAGAGggtaattattttcttaacactgtgcattcagtggactcgattttttctttctatttcattttattgttaatcctagtatattttttttacagtcataattcatgcttatgatattaattgttgttttttagtacattttaaaactttgttgtttatgtttttgtaaagttattgttataagtatttttttagtaCAGACTCTATGTAAATCCAACTACTGTAGAttcacaaataattttttacagaATACATTTATTTACAACAATCTCCAAAGAAATCTTTTCTTCTCCAAGAGATCAAGCGTAagaatttatatgatttttgttgttgtcataataatgttaatattaACGGGAGTAAAAAAAAAANNNNNNNNNNNNNNNNNNNNNNNNNNNNNNNNNNNNNNNNNNNNNNNNNNNNNNNNNNNNNNNNNNNNNNNNNNNNNNNNNNNNNNNNNNNNNNNNNNNNNNNNNNNNNNNNNNNNNNNNNNNNNNNNNNNNNNNNNNNNNNNNNNNNNNNNNNNNNNNNNNNNNNNNNNNNNNNNNNNNNNNNNNNNNNNNNNNNNNNNNNNNNNNNNNNNNNNNNNNNNNNNNNNNNNNNNNNNNNNNNNNNNNNNNNNNNNNNNNNNNNNNNNNNNNNNNNNNNNNNNNNNNNNNNNNNNNNNNNNNNNNNNNNNNNNNNNNNNNNNNNNNNNNNNNNNNNNNNNNNNNNNNNNNNNNNNNNNNNNNNNNNNNNNNNNNNNNNNNNNNNNNNNNNNNNNNNNNNNNNNNNNNNNNNNNNNNNNNNNNNNNNNNNNNNNNNNNNNNNNNNNNNNNNNNNNNNNNNNNNNNNNNNNNNNNNNNNNNNNNNNNNNNNNNNNNNNNNNNNNNNNNNNNNNNNNNNNNNNNNNNNNNNNNNNNNNNNNNNNNNNNNNNNNNNNNNNNNNNNNNNNNNNNNNNNNNNNNNNNNNNNNNNNNNNNNNNNNNNNNNNNNNNNNNNNNNNNNNNNNNNNNNNNNNNNNNNNNNNNNNNNNNNNNNNNNNNNNNNNNNNNNNNNNNNNNNNNNNNNNNNNNNNNNNNNNNNNNNNNNNNNNNNNNNNNNNNNNNNNNNNNNNNNNNNNNNNNNNNNNNNNNNNNNNNNNNNNNNNNNNNNNNNNNNNNNNNNNNNNNNNNNNNNNNNNNNNNNNNNNNNNNNNNNNNNNNNNNNNNNNNNNNNNNNNNNNNNNNNNNNNNNNNNNNNNNNNNNNNNNNNNNNNNNNNNNNNNNNNNNNNNNNNNNNNNNNNNNNNNNNNNNNNNNNNNNNNNNNNNNNNNNNNNNNNNNNNNNNNNNNNNNNNNNNNNNNNNNNNNNNNNNNNNNNNNNNNNNNNNNNNNNNNNNNNNNNNNNNNNNNNNNNNNNNNNNNNNNNNNNNNNNNNNNNNNNNNNNNNNNNNNNNNNNNNNNNNNNNNNNNNNNNNNNNNNNNNNNNNNNNNNNNNNNNNNNNNNNNNNNNNNNNNNNNNNNNNNNNNNNNNNNNNNNNNNNNNNNNNNNNNNNNNNNNNNNNNNNNNNNNNNNNNNNNNNNNNNNNNNNNNNNNNNNNNNNNNNNNNNNNNNNNNNNNNNNNNNNNNNNNNNNNNNNNNNNNNNNNNNNNNNNNNNNNNNNNNNNNNNNNNNNNNNNNNNNNNNNNNNNNNNNNNNNNNNNNNNNNNNNNNNNNNNNNNNNNNNNNNNNNNNNNNNNNNNNNNNNNNNNNNNNNNNNNNNNNNNNNNNNNNNNNNNNNNNNNNNNNNNNNNNNNNNNNNNNNNNNNNNNNNNNNNNNNNNNNNNNNNNNNNNNNNNNNNNNNNNNNNNNNNNNNNNNNNNNNNNNNNNNNNNNNNNNNNNNNNNNNNNNNNNNNNNNNNNNNNNNNNNNNNNNNNNNNNNNNNNNNNNNNNNNNNNNNNNNNNNNNNNNNNNNNNNNNNNNNNNNNNNNNNNNNNNNNNNNNNNNNNNNNNNNNNNNNNNNNNNNNNN
Proteins encoded in this region:
- the LOC125862933 gene encoding 12-oxophytodienoate reductase 1-like encodes the protein MAESLNKYGIAYCHMVEPRMKTLGEKVECPESLIPMRKAFKGTFIVAGGYDRGDGNKAVLEDRADLVAYGRMFIANPDLPRRFELDAPLNKYNRETFYTSDPVVGYTDYPFLETTI